The Candidatus Cloacimonadota bacterium genome window below encodes:
- a CDS encoding NTP transferase domain-containing protein, with amino-acid sequence MIGVIMAGGSGTRFWPLSREITPKQYLQLFSDKTMIQKTVERLFPIIGLESIYIVSTESQRPLIHDNIPNLPEENLIIEPVGRNTAPCIALSAAYLKRKYSENKIMFVLPSDHIIVEEDIFQKSIKVAEKAAKEGNLVTFGIKPDYPATGYGYIEAGKAITKGVHKITNFKEKPDFATAKSFLSAGNYLWNSGMFMWRVGDILEEYRLHAPEMYKLLQGIEKLWDEKGLDADISSKYIQMPKTPVDIAIMEKAEKRVVIPVNYHWNDVGSWRAVSDLAEKDKNGNAIKSPNIVIKSSGNYVYAKKLVAMIDTDNLVVIDTPDVLLITKKESSEKVKDVVAMIEKMGWKDYL; translated from the coding sequence ATGATTGGTGTCATTATGGCAGGAGGTTCTGGAACCAGATTTTGGCCTTTAAGCAGGGAGATAACACCCAAGCAATATTTACAGTTGTTTTCGGACAAGACGATGATTCAGAAAACTGTTGAACGGCTCTTTCCTATCATTGGTTTGGAGAGCATCTATATAGTTTCAACAGAATCACAACGTCCTCTTATCCACGATAATATTCCCAATCTGCCGGAAGAAAATCTGATCATAGAGCCGGTGGGAAGAAATACAGCACCCTGTATCGCTTTAAGTGCCGCCTACTTAAAGCGTAAATACTCAGAAAATAAGATCATGTTTGTTCTCCCTTCTGATCATATAATTGTCGAAGAGGACATCTTTCAAAAAAGCATCAAGGTTGCAGAGAAGGCTGCGAAAGAGGGTAATCTGGTGACTTTCGGTATCAAACCGGATTATCCGGCTACCGGATATGGATACATCGAAGCAGGAAAGGCAATAACAAAAGGTGTTCACAAGATTACTAATTTCAAAGAAAAACCTGATTTTGCAACCGCCAAATCTTTCCTCAGTGCAGGGAATTATCTCTGGAACAGTGGAATGTTTATGTGGCGTGTCGGAGACATTTTAGAAGAATATCGCCTTCATGCTCCCGAGATGTATAAATTATTACAGGGCATAGAGAAACTATGGGATGAAAAAGGATTAGATGCCGATATAAGCAGCAAGTATATCCAAATGCCCAAGACACCGGTAGATATAGCTATCATGGAAAAGGCAGAAAAGAGAGTTGTAATTCCTGTTAATTATCACTGGAATGATGTCGGCAGTTGGAGAGCTGTCTCCGATCTGGCAGAAAAAGACAAGAACGGCAATGCCATCAAAAGTCCGAATATTGTTATCAAAAGCAGCGGTAATTATGTTTACGCCAAAAAACTCGTAGCGATGATTGATACAGATAACTTAGTAGTGATTGACACTC